The Nitrospira sp. genome window below encodes:
- a CDS encoding protein-glutamate O-methyltransferase CheR — translation MEYLITDEEFDRFRSMVYRVMGISLNDGKKSLVVSRLSKRLRTLGLDTFHDYFEHIESEPAGDEFTQMLDCICTNKTDFFREPQHFQFLREHILPTLNDHRRVRIWSSACSSGEEPYTIAMAMYDSVATPLQWDWKVLASDLSTRVLAQAASGVYQEDRLRELSPEIVQRHFLKGQGAQAGTVKVKSYLSDMIRFQRINLMDEHYPIKTPLDVIFCRNVMIYFDRPTQQTLVNRFHRYLKPGGYLFIGHSESLQWVEHPFQSVAPTIYRKRA, via the coding sequence ATGGAATATTTAATCACCGATGAGGAATTCGACCGATTCCGGTCCATGGTCTATCGGGTAATGGGGATCAGCCTGAACGATGGCAAGAAGTCCTTAGTGGTGTCACGCTTGTCTAAGCGGCTCAGAACCTTGGGGCTGGACACCTTTCATGACTACTTCGAGCATATCGAGAGTGAGCCTGCGGGCGATGAGTTCACGCAGATGCTCGACTGCATCTGCACAAATAAGACTGATTTCTTTCGCGAGCCACAGCACTTCCAATTCCTGCGGGAGCATATTCTACCGACACTCAACGATCACAGGCGCGTCCGAATTTGGTCCTCGGCCTGTTCTTCCGGCGAGGAGCCCTACACGATCGCCATGGCGATGTATGACAGTGTCGCGACCCCGCTCCAATGGGATTGGAAGGTGCTCGCGTCGGACCTCTCAACACGCGTACTAGCCCAAGCCGCGTCCGGTGTCTACCAAGAAGACCGGCTTCGCGAACTTTCTCCAGAAATCGTTCAGCGCCATTTCCTGAAGGGTCAGGGTGCGCAGGCCGGAACAGTCAAGGTTAAATCTTATCTGTCCGACATGATCCGGTTCCAGCGTATCAATCTGATGGACGAGCACTACCCCATCAAGACCCCACTGGACGTCATCTTCTGCCGGAATGTGATGATCTACTTTGATCGCCCGACGCAACAGACACTCGTGAACAGGTTCCATCGCTACCTCAAGCCGGGTGGGTATTTGTTCATCGGCCACTCCGAGAGTCTTCAGTGGGTGGAGCATCCATTTCAGTCCGTGGCACCAACGATCTACCGGAAGAGAGCGTAA